In one Tessaracoccus palaemonis genomic region, the following are encoded:
- a CDS encoding LCP family glycopolymer transferase produces MSNHNDDMDWLYRKDDEPESTRVLRPPQESSHPVGGYPQPGRQPEAGPQQRSRRREQPSGRQPTPDVEAPPVRKRKRHPLRIIGVLALAWVVFLIGTPVYAFTVSNHVDSAPDGDRPAAQPGTTILLVGSDARDDLTAEERKELGTGSVEGQRTDTMMLLHLPASGPAVLLSLPRDSYVSIPGRSKNKLNAAYAFGGAPLLVQTVESNTGIRVDGYLEVGMMAIVDLVDAVGGIEVCPDFDIDDKDAHLTMSKGCQDVDGVTALGYVRMRKSDPRGDLGRVERQREVISAIMKKVATPMTVVNPVRYWQLNMAAAGSLALGDDTGVVQVGQAAFGFLQVMTGAGISMTVPVSDTDYRTSAGSSVLWDADESAAVFAAIASGDTEALEKYRQ; encoded by the coding sequence ATGTCGAATCACAACGACGACATGGACTGGCTGTACCGCAAGGACGACGAGCCTGAGTCCACGCGTGTCCTGCGTCCGCCGCAGGAGTCAAGCCACCCCGTCGGCGGTTACCCACAGCCCGGCCGGCAGCCGGAGGCCGGCCCGCAGCAGCGCAGCCGTCGACGCGAGCAGCCGAGCGGCCGACAGCCGACGCCGGATGTCGAGGCTCCCCCGGTCCGGAAGCGCAAGCGCCATCCGCTGCGGATCATCGGCGTGCTTGCGCTGGCCTGGGTGGTCTTCCTGATCGGCACCCCCGTCTACGCCTTCACCGTCAGCAACCACGTCGACTCGGCCCCCGACGGCGACCGCCCCGCCGCGCAGCCGGGGACCACGATCCTGCTGGTCGGCTCCGACGCGCGCGACGACCTGACGGCAGAGGAGCGCAAGGAACTGGGCACCGGCAGCGTCGAGGGTCAGCGCACAGACACGATGATGCTGCTGCACCTGCCGGCCTCCGGCCCGGCCGTGCTGCTGTCGCTGCCCCGCGACTCGTACGTCTCGATCCCCGGCCGCTCGAAGAACAAGCTCAACGCCGCCTACGCCTTCGGGGGCGCCCCGCTGCTCGTCCAGACTGTCGAGTCGAACACCGGCATCCGCGTCGACGGGTACCTGGAGGTCGGCATGATGGCGATCGTCGACCTCGTCGACGCCGTGGGTGGCATCGAGGTGTGCCCCGACTTCGACATCGACGACAAGGACGCCCACCTCACGATGTCGAAGGGCTGCCAGGACGTCGACGGCGTGACCGCGCTGGGCTACGTCCGCATGCGCAAGTCGGACCCGCGGGGCGACCTTGGCCGCGTCGAGCGGCAGCGCGAGGTCATCTCCGCGATCATGAAGAAGGTCGCCACGCCGATGACTGTGGTCAATCCCGTGCGCTACTGGCAGCTGAACATGGCCGCCGCCGGCTCCCTCGCCCTGGGCGACGACACCGGCGTGGTGCAGGTGGGGCAGGCCGCGTTCGGCTTCCTCCAGGTGATGACGGGGGCGGGCATCTCCATGACCGTGCCCGTCTCCGACACCGACTACCGCACGTCCGCCGGATCGTCGGTGCTGTGGGACGCCGACGAGTCGGCCGCGGTGTTCGCCGCGATCGCTTCGGGCGACACGGAAGCCCTCGAGAAGTACCGGCAATGA
- a CDS encoding LCP family protein, which translates to MPSAQPAAAQSLQTRRAFGYVLMSAVLPGSVQLFAGSRRVGRIATRVYAAALAVIVVLAVGLVALRGATVGFLLTPAVAVFFRIAVWVLFLGWAALLLDAWRLARPINLLRRPRLGLTVTTLVLALAVGAATSVAANAFSGVANVGDLLAGGGDAEQKAGRYNVLLLGADASDDRVGLRPDSINVASVDAETGRTVLFGLPRNMQRVPFPESSPLHALYPDGFVCDDGECMLNGVYTLGVEHKDLYPDAGDPGLQAVKEAVAETLGLDLNYYALVDMAGFQSLIDAMGGITLDISKDIPVGGVGSRIYGYIKAGEDVHLDGFHALWFARSRAESSDYERMARQKCVMSAMVQQLDPMTVATKFTELSEAGKNLLKTDVGRGQVYQLAELALAAKGTRIASVNFSPPLITTADPDFALIRSTVRDKIAHAEELDEKAAAKAAAGTSPSPTAGPSEAEPEGTQTAESTPEATASASAEPEVDKDTFTDTEDLEAVCSVSS; encoded by the coding sequence GTGCCTTCTGCTCAGCCCGCCGCGGCGCAGAGCCTGCAGACCCGCCGCGCCTTCGGATACGTCCTCATGTCCGCAGTCCTGCCCGGCTCGGTCCAGCTGTTCGCCGGATCCCGGCGCGTCGGCCGGATCGCAACTCGTGTCTACGCCGCCGCCTTGGCCGTGATCGTCGTCCTCGCCGTCGGCCTTGTCGCGCTGCGGGGAGCCACCGTCGGCTTCCTCCTGACGCCCGCCGTCGCCGTGTTCTTCAGGATCGCTGTGTGGGTGCTGTTCCTCGGCTGGGCGGCGCTGCTGCTGGACGCGTGGCGGCTCGCCCGCCCCATCAACCTGCTACGCCGGCCACGACTCGGCCTCACCGTGACGACGCTGGTCCTCGCGCTGGCCGTCGGGGCCGCCACCTCCGTGGCGGCCAACGCCTTCTCCGGGGTCGCCAACGTCGGCGACCTGCTGGCGGGCGGCGGCGACGCCGAGCAGAAGGCGGGCCGCTACAACGTGCTGCTGCTGGGCGCCGATGCCTCGGACGACCGCGTCGGGCTGCGCCCCGACTCGATCAACGTCGCCTCGGTCGATGCCGAGACGGGCCGCACCGTCCTGTTCGGGCTGCCGCGCAACATGCAGAGGGTGCCCTTCCCGGAGTCCTCCCCGCTCCACGCGCTGTACCCGGACGGGTTCGTGTGCGACGACGGCGAGTGCATGCTCAACGGCGTCTACACGCTGGGCGTCGAGCACAAGGACCTCTACCCCGACGCCGGCGACCCGGGTCTCCAGGCCGTGAAGGAGGCCGTCGCCGAGACGCTCGGCCTCGACCTGAACTACTACGCGCTCGTCGACATGGCAGGCTTCCAGTCGCTGATCGACGCGATGGGCGGCATCACGCTCGACATCTCCAAGGACATCCCCGTCGGCGGCGTGGGCTCCAGGATCTACGGCTACATCAAGGCCGGCGAGGACGTGCATCTCGACGGCTTCCACGCCCTGTGGTTCGCGAGGTCCCGCGCCGAGAGCAGCGACTACGAACGGATGGCGCGGCAGAAGTGCGTCATGTCGGCCATGGTGCAGCAGCTCGACCCGATGACTGTCGCCACGAAGTTCACCGAGCTCTCCGAAGCCGGCAAGAACCTGCTGAAGACCGACGTGGGACGCGGACAGGTGTATCAGCTCGCGGAGCTGGCGCTGGCGGCCAAGGGCACCAGGATCGCCTCGGTCAACTTCTCCCCGCCCCTCATCACGACGGCCGACCCGGACTTCGCCCTCATCCGTTCGACGGTGCGAGACAAGATCGCCCACGCCGAGGAGCTCGACGAGAAGGCGGCCGCCAAGGCCGCCGCCGGCACCAGCCCATCCCCGACGGCCGGGCCGTCGGAGGCGGAGCCGGAGGGCACTCAGACGGCAGAGTCGACCCCCGAGGCGACCGCGAGCGCGTCGGCCGAGCCCGAAGTGGACAAGGACACCTTCACAGACACCGAGGATCTGGAGGCCGTCTGCTC